A part of Sulfurifustis variabilis genomic DNA contains:
- a CDS encoding cold-shock protein, whose amino-acid sequence MITGTVKWFNDAKGFGFITPSDGGKDVFVHHSAITGTGFKSLAEGQKVSFELEQTPKGPAAANVRPA is encoded by the coding sequence GTGATTACAGGTACCGTAAAGTGGTTCAACGACGCCAAGGGCTTCGGTTTCATCACTCCTAGCGACGGCGGCAAGGACGTGTTCGTGCATCACAGCGCGATCACGGGCACCGGCTTCAAGTCGCTGGCCGAGGGCCAGAAGGTGTCGTTCGAGCTCGAGCAGACCCCGAAGGGCCCGGCTGCGGCGAACGTTCGCCCGGCCTAA
- a CDS encoding RNA recognition motif domain-containing protein: protein MLTIFVGNLAPDTREAELRELFAQHGTVRSLRMVADVFTGACRGIGFVEMEGHEARAAMAALNGKMFKGRSLKVNQERPRDRRSSGRRR from the coding sequence ATGCTGACGATATTCGTAGGCAATCTCGCACCTGACACCCGCGAAGCGGAACTCCGCGAACTGTTCGCGCAGCACGGAACCGTGCGCTCGCTGCGTATGGTGGCCGACGTGTTCACCGGCGCGTGCCGAGGCATCGGATTCGTGGAGATGGAAGGCCATGAGGCGCGCGCCGCGATGGCCGCGCTCAACGGAAAGATGTTCAAGGGCCGCTCGCTCAAGGTGAACCAGGAACGGCCGCGCGATCGTCGTTCGTCCGGACGGCGGCGCTGA